CCACTGGTGCGCAGGGTGCCGCGGGTGACGCCAAGCTGGCTGACGAGGTTGAGTTCGCGCCAGAGCGTTTCGCCGTCGATCTCGCCGCTGAGCAGGCGCTCGTAGCGCTGCACCGTATCGCGGATCACGCTCGGGCTCTCGTCGATAAACTCCACGCGAAAGCGGCGGACGCCCAGCTTGAGCAGATGCGGCACAAATTCGGCCCCCGTCTGCGTGCGGGCGTTGTAGAGCGTATTGCGGCAACCGGCATCGGCCCGCAGCAGGTGCTCGGCCCCGGTCCGGTCGCGCAGGTGCACGCGCTTCTTCTCGCACGGGCGGCCACAGTCGCGGTAGTCCTTGCCGCTGGAGAGGAAGGTACAGAACACACAGTGCTCCATGTGGAAGAGCGGCATGTGCTGGTGAATCGTCACCTCAAACCATTCCGGCGGCGCGCTCTCCAGCAAGGCCGTCAGCTGCCCCACGTTGAGGTCGTAACTGGCGGTGAGCGATTCCAGATGGAAGCGCTCGCGCAGGTAATCGGCGGTAAGCGCATTGGAGACGTTGAGCGAAAAGTCGCCCCGTACTCGGTAATCGCCCGGCAACGCGCGCAAGTGCTCGTGGTTCCGCGCGAGGAACCCGTCGGGCTCGGCACTGCGGCAGATGCGCATCACGTAGTCTTCGCCCATCTTGTACATGCGCGGCGGCATCACCCACAGGCGGACTTCGCGGCCCGTCTGCTCGCGGTAGGCGCGCACGGCGGCCATGGCATCGCGGAAACGCTTGGGGTCTTCGAACTCGGCGTAGATATCGCGGTGGACAAGCGGCAGCGCGGCATGGAGCTGCCCCAGATCGCGCACCACCAGCACCAGCTCGGGCGTCACCGAGCCCTGCGGCTCACGCGCGAAGGAAAGCGTAGGCGTCACCTCCTCATCGCGGACCTCCCAGCGCGGCGGCTGCGCCCGCACTTCCAGCAGGCGATCGACCACCGCGCGGCGGAGGCGGTTCAGCTCGCTTACCGGCAGGATCAGGCCCGGCTCCAACTGGTTGTCGACGCTGCTTTGGGTAAAGGGGCTGTCTCCGAGGCGACCAAGCTGTTTCTCCAGTCGCTCCTGGTCGAGCGGCTGCTTTTGCGCCACTTCCAGCGGCAGGGCCGAGCTTTCGCGCACGACGTTGCCCCGCTCGTCGCGTCCTTCGAGCGACAACGGGCCTCCCGCATGGCCAAACACCGTCCAGCGAATCGGACGCCGGTGGTTGGGCTGCTCGGTCTCAAAGCTCTGGCGCAGACGTTTGTCGAGCGAAGGGTCGCTCGTCTTCCACACTTTGGCCCCGGGCTCGACCAGGCTCCAATCGAGGTGCTGGCCCTGGAACGAAAGCCACGTCACCCCGCCCTTTTGCTCCACCGCTTGCACGCGGGCACCGGTTTCGCCCTCTTCCGAGCGGCCCAGATCGAAAACCACGCCATCTTGGGGTTGCACGTGTGCCAGCCCTTGCACGGCCACGCGCTGGCCGCGCACCTCGCGCACTTCGCCGAGGAAAAAGCCGCGCTTCTTCGCAAATCGGGCGTGCACGAGTTGCTGATTGTCGATCCCGCTCAGCCAGCCGGTATAAAGACCACGCGAAAAGGCCATCTCCAGTTCGTAACGTTCCTCTGGGGTGGTCGTATCGGCCGACTTTTGCTCCCCGAGCGCCGCTACCGCACGGTCCACCGCCTGCCGATAAACGCGGGTGATGCTGGCGACGTATTCCGGACGCTTGAGGCGCCCTTCGATCTTGAGGGACGCCACCCCAGCCTTGATCAGGCCCGGGATCACGTCCACACCCGCCAGGTCTTGGGGACTCAGGAGATACTTCCGGTCTCCCAGGTCCTGCAGCTCGCCGTCGGAGACCAGCTCGTAAGGCAGGCGGCAGGCCTGTGCGCATTCGCCGCGGTTGGCTGAACGCCCGCCGAGGGCTTCGGATGTCAGGCATTGGCCGGAGTAGGCCACACAGAGCGCGCCATGCACGAACACTTCCAAAGGCACGGAAGTCTCACGACCTTTGAGGGCCTCTTGCATCTTTTCGATTTCCGCAATCGAACACTCCCGCGCCACCACCACGACCGACGCGCCCAGCTCTTTCGCAAACTCGACGCCCGCATCGCTCGTCACGCTCATCTGCGTGCTGGCGTGGATCGGGAAATCGGGCGAGATTCGGCGAATCAGGCGGCACACGCCCACATCTTGCACGATGGCGGCATCCACTCCCGCCGCGATGGCCGAGCGCAGGAAATCTTCCGCCTCCGCCACCTCGTCGGCAAAGACGAGCGTGTTGAAGGTCAAATAGCCCTTGACACCCCGGCGGTGCAGGTAGGCCATCAGTTCCGGCAGATCGGCCTCGGTAAAGTTGTCGGCCCGCATCCGTGCGTTGAAGCGGTTGAGGCCAAAGAAGATCGCGTCGGCCCCGTTTTCGACCGCCGCCCGGGCACAGTCCCAGTTGCCTGCAGGGGCCAGCACTTCGGGCACGCGCACAGGAGTCTCTACAGGTGAAGGGCTGATGGATAACGACATGGGCTCGACAAAAACACGAAAGGCAACGGAGAAAACGAAAGCCGATAATGGTGAGCGAGACTTCGTTTGCTGCGTTGCCTTATTTGCTGGCTGCCGCGTGGCGGCAAAATGGCGCTCCCATAGGGACTCGAACCCCAACTTAGGCCTCCGGAGGGCCGCGTGCTATCCATTACACCATGGGAGCGAAAGAATTTGGAAGTGTGGGCGAGCCACTGCTCCGAGTCAAGACACCAAATGCAGCCTTCCATCATTTGAGAGGAAGCGCATCCAGAGCGGTGGATGTCATCACGCGAAGGCTGCGCAACGATGCGCACCAACGCCCGATTGTGGTCAACCTGAAACCAGTTACCCTGCAAACAACCCCGTCACTTCGGCGTCTCATCCTTCCTACCCCAACCCGTTCTTCATGAAAGCTCCTTTACCCCACCAGAGCATTCGTCTCGCCTCCCTTTTTCTATGTTCCACCCTCTCCCAGCTCAGCGCAGCAGTCCCCGCCTTTCCCGAGGCAGAGGGCTATGGTGCCATGACCACCGGCGGTCGAGGCGGTGCGGTGTATGAGGTGACCAACCTCAACGATAGCGGCGCTGGCAGTTTGCGCGCAGCGGTCGAAGCCTCCGGTGCACGCACCATCGTCTTCCGCGTCTCCGGCACGATCCCCCTGCAGTCGAACCTGCGCATCCGCAACGACAACATCACCATCGCCGGGCAGACGGCGCCGGGCGACGGCATCACGCTCGCCAATTACACCCTGCAGATCAGCGCCGACAACGTGATCGTGCGCTTCATCCGCGTGCGGGTGGGCGATCAGGGGAGCGCAGACGGCGCGGATGGGCGCGATGCCGTATTTTGCCGCGACGTAGAGCAGGTGATGATCGACCATTGCTCCTTTTCGTGGTCGATCGACGAATGCGCCAGCCTCTACCGCAACCGCAACACCACGATGCAGTGGTGCGTGATCGCGGAGAGCCTCAACCGCTCGCTGCACAGCAAGGATGCGCACGGCTACGGCGGCATCTGGGGCGGCCAGGGGGCCACGTTTCACCACAACCTGCTCGCCCACCATGCCAGCCGCAACCCGCGCTTTAACGGCAATGCCGCCCTCACCGGCGAGGCCGCCGTGGACCAGGTCGACATGCGCGCAAATGTGATCTACAACTGGGGCGGCAACAGCAGCTATGGCGGCGAACCTACGTCGGACGGCTTCCTGAGTTCGTTCAACATGGTCAACAACTACTTCAAGCCAGGGCCCGCCACCTCCAGCGACAAGGCCGACCGCATCACTTACCCCGACGACGCGCCCAACGGCAGCCTGATCTACAGCCGCTATCACATCGCGGGCAACATCACCGAGGGTACCCCCGAGACGACCGCCGACAACTGGCGAGGGGTCGATGGCTTGAGCGACGAGCTGAAGGCGGGGATCCGCGAAGACGAGCCGTTTGCCTCCCCGCCCTTGACTCAACAACCGGCAGAGGTCGCCTACGCTTATGTGCTGCAATATGGCGGTGCGATGGTGCCGAAGCGGGATGCCATCGACGAGCGGGTGTTGAACGAAGTCGCCACCGGCACGGCCACCTACGGCAACAACGGCATTATCGACTCACAGAGCGAAGTGGGCGGTTTTCCGGAGCTGACCTCGCTGCCGCCCCCCGACGACAGCGACCACGACGGCATGCCCGACGCCTGGGAGCTCGCCTACGGTCTCGATCCGAACAACGCGGCCGACCGTAATGGCGACCTTGATGGCAACGGCTACACGGCCCTGGAAGACTACCTGAACAGCCTCGTAGTCCATGCCTTCCCGGCACGCTCATTCGAGGCATTGGTCGGCAATGGCGAAGTCTCCCTCGAGTGGAGCAATTATCCGAACGACTGCCGCCTGGAAGCCTCGACCAACGGAACGCTCTGGCAGGCCCAGGACGGCGTGGAGGCGGGCTCGCACGGCGCAGCCACGGCAACCGTCGAGAGTAGCAGCCCCCGCTACTTCCGCGTGGTCCAACCTTTTGTGAGTAATCATTCAGCAGCAGTGGAGTAAGTAATACAGGCAACTCACGCAGTGTGAGAGTAGTAAAAAACGCCGCACGATCTGGGGATCGTGCGGCGTTGATTTTTTGAAAAAGCTGGCAGGCGGCTCGGCTTACGGCTTGATCACGACCGAGCTGCGTTGCGCCCCCTGCCCGATCACGGCGGCTTCCCTGGCTCCTTCGAGCTTGCTGGCCTTGATCTCCACATCGCTCGGCTCGGAGCCTTCGAGGCGCACAAAAGCGGCGGTGCCTGGCGTGGCCGTGGCGTTGCGGATCGTCACATCGGTCGCGTGGTCGAGGATAAAAGCGGCGCCCTCCGAGGGGTTGATCTCGACATTCTCGAAGGTCACATCGGTCACGTTACGGAGGAACGCGCCCTTTTGGGAGCGGATCCGGATGTTCTCAAAAGTAACGTCTTCGATCAGGGAATCCTTCATGCCCACAATCTTGATGGCTTCGGGCGCGCCGTCGCCTTCGATGTTGCGGATATGGATGTTGCGGAAGACAGGCGGGTGCGGGTTGGTGATCGCGCTCTTGTCGGCCGAATAATCCATGTTGAGGATCACGACTTCGTATTGCATGTCCTTGACCTTCAGGTTCTCGGCCCAGACGTTTTCGACCACCCCGCCACGGTCGGCGCGGGACTTGAGACGCACGGCACGGTCGGTCCCTTCAAATTCGCATTCGTACATGTAGACGTTGCGCACGTCGCCCGACATTTCGCTGCCGATGACGAGGCCGCCGTGCCCGCGTTTGGACGAGCACCAGCGCATGACCACGTTTTCGGTCGGCTTGCCCACACGCCAACCGTCCTGGTTGTAGCCCGACTTGAGGACCACGCAGTCGTCCCCGGTGTCGAACACGCAGTGCTCGATCAGCACGTTGCGGCAGGAGTCGGGGTCGATGCCGTCGTTATTGGGCCCGTCGGTCAGCACCTGCACGCGGCGGATGATGATGTTCTCGGAGTAGATTGGGTGGATCGTCCAGTTGGGGCCGCTGCCGATCGTAAACCCTTCCATCAACACGTTGCGGCAGTTGAGAAACACGACAAAGCTGGGGCGCACGGCATCTTCCGGCGTGCCAAAGATACGTTCCTCCACGGGAATACCCTGCGCACCGGATTGGAAGACGCGGGAGGACTCCTTTTTCTTCCAGCCCCACCAGGCTTCGGCGTTGCCGTTGAGCTTGCCCGGCCCGGTGATGCCGACGTTTTCGCAGTCGCGGGCGTAGACGAGCGGCGAGTAGTTGTAGATCTCGATGCCGCCAACGCGCTGCAGCACCACGGGCAAGTAATCTTCGTAGCGGTCGCTGAAGATGACTTCTGCGCCTTCAGCAAGGTGCAGCTCGATGTTGCTCTTGAAGTGGATGGGGCCTGTCAGCCATTTGCCGGCAGGGACCACCACGCGACCGCCACCTGCCTCCGCACATGCGGCAATGGCCTTGGCGATAGCTTCGGTGTTCTTGATCTTGCCCCCTTCCTTGGCCCCGTAGTCGCGGATATTGACGACGTGGGACCCGAAGTCCGGACGTTGCAGCTCGGGCATGCTAAAGGGGGCCTTGATCGGCGCGATGGGATCACCGCCCCAGAGCCGCCCGTCTTGGGTGTAAGAGGGGGTGGAAACGGCGGTGACGAGGTGCACGAGGGTGGCGCAAAATACGCCGAGGAGAGGAAGACGTAGGGGTAACATGGGAAGGCTAGGCGATGGTAAAGTATTGGAAATGCGCGTGACCGGCCGGGCGACGTTCGTTGCTGGCGGCAAAGAGCCCCACCTTGGCACCGACCCAACGGCTTTCGCGAGCCTGGAATTTTGGCCCGATGGGCTGGTAAACGGTGCCGTCGATGCTCCAGGCAAAGCGGCAGGCCCCACCCTTCGCGACCACGACTTGCAGGTGGCAGACCTCCGCTGGGGCCGGCATTTCGATCTCTTCGCGCTCCGGGCTTCCGCTTTCAGCCTCATGGCAGAGGCGCATGACCAGCTTCAGCCCCTCGCTGGCCTGCACGAGGCCGGCCCAGGCATAGTCGTAGCCGAAGACGATCAGGCCAGCCTGATCGCCCGTGCTCACGGCCTGCAGGTCCAGCACCGTCCGGGCGGTAAAGGCCGGGGCGGGGAATTTTTGCAGGAGCAACTGCGGGGCTTGCCAGAGGCTGGGCTCCAGCTGCGGCACACACGCCAAACGTAGGCCCGTGCTACCGCCCGGTAAGCTGGCCCAGCTGCGTTGCGGGTTGGCCTGCCATTGCCATTGCCGCCCCAACTGGCCAGAGCTGAAGTCGTCGGAAGTGGGCGGCACGGCCACCTTTTGCGCGGGCAGGGCGGGCTTGGGGTGGATCAAGACAGGCACGCCGCAGGTGGCAATATCGTCCGCCTCCCCCATCACCGGCCAGCCGTCTTCGCGCCAGCGCATGGGCTGGAGGTGCACAATGCGGCCATAAGGTTGCAGCTCCTGAAAGTGGAAAAACCAGTGCTCGCCTTCGGGCGTATCCACCCACGCCCCTTGGTGCGGGCCATTGACCGGTGTCTCGCCCTGTTCCAGCACCATGCGGGCTTCGTAGGGGCCGTGAGGGTTCCGAGACCGGAAAACCGCCTGATAGCCAGTCGCCACGCCACCAGCCGGGGCGAAGACCCAGTACCAGCCGCCGTGCTGGTAGAGCTTGGGGCCTTCGAGCGTGTCCCAGCCCTCCATCTGGTTGGCGTCGATGATGACTTTGCCGTCGTCGAGCAGGCCGCTGCCGTCGGGCGCCATCTCGTGCAGCGTCAGCATGTTGTTGATACCCGAGCGGCTGCGCGCCCAGGCGTGCACGAGCCAGGCACGCCCGTCTTCGGCCCAAAGGGGGCATGGGTCGATCAGACCGCGACCGCCCTTGAGTAGATGCGGGGCCGACCAGGGGCCGCGTGCGTCGGTCGCGGTGACGACGAAGATGCCGTAATCGGGGTCGGGATAGAAGATCCAGAACTTGCCCGCATGGTGACGGATCGCCGGGGCCCAGACCCCGCAGCCGGGCTGGTGGCGTTCATAGGCCTCCGCCGGGGTCAGGCGGGGCAGCGCGTGGGTTACGAGCTCCCAGTTGACCATGTCTCGGGAGTGCAGGATCGGCAGGCCGGGAAGGTGGCAAAAGCTGGAGGCCGTCATCCAGTAGTCCTGCCCCACGCGGATGACATCGGGGTCGGAGTAATCAGCGTAAAGGACCGGGTTTTGATAGGTGCCATCGCCGAGGTCGGGTATCCAGGGGCCGGTCGCCTGATGGGCTGTTTCGGTGGCGCGGGTCAGACTCATGTGAAAGGGGATTACGGGGCGGTGATGTTAAAGGGGTTCCAGCCGTCGGCACCGCCGAGGACGTGGAGCGGGGTTAACTGCGCGGCTTCTTTCGGGCTCAAGGTATGCGCCCAGGGCACGCGCTGGGCTTTGTCGGCACCGGGGCCGGTGCTGGCATGTTCAAAATAGCGGCTGGTCTGCTCACGGGCGGGTTGACGCCAGTTGTGCCAGCCTTCGGGGCGGATGTTGGCCGGCAACTGCGTGTGGAGGAATGTCACCGCCGCGTAGTCGCGCCACGGGCGGCCAAAGTAGATCCGCACCTCCGGCGTCTCAGCCGTCACCCGGCAGTTGTGGAACACGTAGCCATGCGGGTGGTCCTGCGGTGTTGAGGCCGCGGTGATGTAACCGTCGGAGAGCGAATGCAGCACGCAGCGCTCGAAGTAGGCCGTGGCCCCGCCAAAAATGTAATCGACCGTGCCCGCGATATAGCAGTCTTCAAAGTAGTGGCGACCGGTGTTGCTGAGAAGGGTGTCCTGATGGCCGAGCAGGCGGCAGCGGCGCAGGATCGCGCGGTCTCCCTCCAGCCGGAGCGCAAGGGCCTGCGAACCGACGCCGAAGCTGTTTTCTAACGTCAGGTCTTCGATCAACACGTCGCTGGCGTCCACGCGCACGGTCGCGGTGGCTCCGGTGCCGATCGGGTTGCCATCGGGGCCTTTGTGGCCGGCGCTGAGGTCGTAAGTGATGACGGTTTGGGCGGCGTCGATCCCGCGCAGCACAAGGAAGTGCTTCTCCGGCCCGATCTGCAGGCGCTCCCGATAAGTCCCGGGTTGGACCAGCACGATCCAGGGTTGTTGCCAACTGGAGCGCGGGGGCATGGCGTCGATGGCCGCCTGCACCGTCCGGTGGGTGCCGCTGCCGTCGGCGGCGACCAGTGCGTGGTACCGGTGCGACTGACCCGCCGCATCGGTATAGACGTGCCCGGCTTCATGGCCGGCGAGCGTGCGCTCCATCCACGCGGCCATCCTGGGCAGCCATTGCGGGTCGTAGTCGTTCCACTGGGTGAGGCGATGCGGGGCGTCTTCGAGCAGGAGCAGGTCGCAGGGCACACCGTAGGTCTGCAGGCGCTGTTGAAAGGCGATCGACTGCGCCAGCGGCACGGTGCGGTCGGCACTGCCATGCACCAGCAGAAACGGCGGCAGGCCGGGCCTGATGAGGTTGATCGGCTGGGTGCCGCGCAGGATGGCCAGCGCCTCAGGCGTCACCTCTTGCGGACGGTCGAAGAGGTCTTGCAGGGCACGGCTGAGCCCACCGCGTTGGGGCAGGTCTTGCTCGAAGCTCGTCACCGGGGCGCAACCGACGACGGCCTGCACACGCTCTGCCGGCCCGCCCAGAGCGGCAGCCATGGCCACGAGGTGCCCGCCGGAGGAGTGCCCCACCATGGCGACTCGGGCAGGGTCGCCGCCATAGTCGGCCGCGTGGGCCTTGACCCAGCGGATGGCCGTAAAGGTATCTTCGAGACAGGCCGGCCAGCGGTGCTCCGGCGCGAGGCCGTAGTTGATCGAAAACCAGACGAACTTGTCCGACAGGCCGTCGAACCACGGGGAAATGTCGGCGCCGCTGTTGGGGCGGTCGGCTCCGCTTTTATCGCCACTGGCCCAGCCTCCCCCATGCACGAGAATGGCGACCGGAAAGGGCCCCTGCCCTTCCGGCACGTGCACGTCGAGCAACAGCGGCACTTCACCGGCACGCCCGTATTCGATGTCGGTGAGCAGCCGGGCCTGCGCCAGCGAACAGATGGAGATACCCAGCAGGCAGAGGAAAAGGCGGGAAAGTGGCCGGAGTAGAAAGAACATCGTAAGGGGGCTAGGCTTTGACGTGGCGCAGGCCAATGACGGGCACCAGCAATTGGATGGCGAGGAGCGACAGCACATACATGCCGGAGAAGTAGGCAAAAACGGCGACGTAGCTGCCCGTGCGCTGCAGGATCTGCCCGGTGAACTCGTTCACGAAACCGCCCGTGAAGTAGCAGACAAAGCCGCCCAGCCCCACAACGGAGCTGATCGTCTCCTTCGGCATGGTGTCGGACACCACACTGAAGAGGTTCGACGACCACCCTTGGTGAGCGGAGCCGGCCACCCCCACGATGAGGATCGCCAGCACTACATTGGGCGCATAGGGGGCGATGAAAACGGGCACGACCGCCAAGGCGCAGATCAGGAGCGAGAGCTTGCGCGCGGAGTTGATCGACCAGCCCTTGTTCATCAGAAAGCCAGCCAGCCAACCACCCGCCACGCCGCCAATGGAGGCGATGATGTAAAAGGCGCTCGTGGCCCACCCGGTGTTCTGCAGCTCCAGATCGAACTGCTTTTGCAGGAAGTCGGGGATGAAAAACTGGTAGAAGCCCCAAGCCGGCCCGGCGAGAATGCTCGCCAACATGAAGGCCCAGACGGGGCGGTAGCCGAGCAAGGCCAGCCATGGCACCTTGCGCGCCTTTTCTTCAAAAACCGGCTGCCCGTCGAGGATGTAGGCGCGTTCGGCTTCGGAGAGGCGTTTGTGTTTGGCCGGGACTTCGTAGGTGTAGCACCAGGCGACGAGCCAGAGCAGGCCAGTGCCGCCGGTGGCATAGAAGGTGGCTTCCCAACCGAGGTGGCTGTAGATCCAGGGCACAAGGATCGGGCACAGCACCGCGCCGACCGTCGTGCCGGTGTTGAAGATGCCGGTGGCCAGCGCGCGCTCCTTGACCGGGAACCATTCTGCCACGGCCTTGATGGCACCGGGGAAGTTGCCGCCTTCGGTCAACCCCAAAGCGATTCGGGCAAACATGAAGCCTGCCGCCGTCATCGGCATCGCCAGCGTCAACATGACGAAGCCACCTTCGGCCCACGAAAACCAAGGGTAGGTGAGACGAAATTCATCGGCCACATTGAGGAAGCCGCAGAGGCCATGCGCCATTGCAGCAAAGCTCCAGGCGGTGACGAAGATCGGCAGGCCTTTTTTCACGCCCAGGCGGTCGATCAGGCGCCCGCCCAGGAGGTAGCCGAAGGCGTAGGCAAAGGAAAAAGCGGCGGCAATGTGCCCGTAATCGGCATCGCTCCACCCGAGTTGCTCGCTGAGGGGGGCTTTGAGGATGCTGATGACGAGGCGGTCAATGTAGTTGACGGCGACGGAAAGAAAGAGAAGCACGCAAACCAGCCAGCGATATTGACCGCCAGCTGACTTGGCAGAAGAAGGAGAGGCGCTCATGGGGTGCGAGGCTCAAAAAGAGGGGTAGGTATATTCGGCAAGGAAAACCGAATGCCTGTTCTCTACGCACCCGGACCGTGCTACTCAACCCAACCGCCTGTGCGCATTGTTGCGCAAGCGCTAAAACCGCTCCGGCAACGACCAGCCATCGCGCCAGCGGCCCGAGAGCAGCGTCTCGTGCGGATGGTCGGGGATGCCCGTCTCGTTGCGGTGCAGCAGGCCGATCAGCATCTCGACTGCGAGCATCCCGATGCGCGCCGGCTCATAGAAAACGCCGGCGCAGCCCAGCTCCGGGTCGGCCTGCAAGTCGATCAACGCCACGTCGTCGGGCACCTTTACGTTCAGCTTTTCCAGCCAGCGCAACACAGGGCCGGCATGCGTAGCCAAAATGGTGCGTGGGCGCTCCCGCAGGTACCATTCCGCAAACTCCTCCTCGGTCGGCGGCGACTGCGGGCAGACGCGCGGTGCCTCGTCGGGAAAGCGCTTGGCGTGAAAGCCCAGGTAGGCGGAGAGCCACTGGTTGCCGACGCGCGGGCTGTCGTCTTCTTCGGAGAAAACGAAGCCGATGCGGCGACACCCACGCTGGTAGCACTGCCGCATGGATTGCCAGGCGGTGTCGAAGTGGTTTTCGGTCACGAAGTTGAGCTGCGGCGAGCGCAACGTCATGCCGAGCGCGACCGATGAGAAGCGCTCCCACGGCAAGTCGATCTCACTGAGGCCCGGGGGCAAGCGCCCGATCAGCAAGCCATGAATGTTACGGGTGGCGAGGATATCGCAAAAGCGCTCGGTCGTCATCCCCGGTTCGGCCAGCCAGAAGTGTTCGAGTGAGTAGCCCAGCTCGCGGGCCCGCTCGACGGCTCCGGGGTAGAAATCAGGCCGGGAGTGGTGCGAGGGGCGCCAGCCATAGCGCGTAGGGTAGACGGTGACGAAGGCGAGCGTCACATGTCGCGTTTCCGTGCCGCTGCGGCGCGACTGCATCAGCGCCGCCACCAGGGGGTTGATCCGGTAATCGTGTTCGTGCGCAAGCTGCTGGATCTTGTCGCGCATGGCGGTCGAGATCCGGGGGTGGTTGCGCAGGGCCAGGGAGACGGTGGAGCGGTGGACGCCGGCCATCCGGGCCAAGTCTTCTAGGGTAACTTTCTCAGCCATACGGGGTAACAGAGGGGGTTAGGAGTCGTGACGAGCGGAGCTTGAGTAAAAGCTGCGGTCAAGTCAACAATGCGACCTGCAGCGCAATTGCTCGCCAAAAAACTTTTACGTATCCGATAAGCAGGTTTCAAAGCAGGAGCCCTGAGCAACACCCCATCTACCCCGCCCTTCCTGCCGCGACCCTTTCCCCAAAAAAATCAGCGATTCTACGACGGTTGCTTCACCTGTGCCTCCAAAAGGCACAACTAACGCCTTTTAGAAATGCTGATTTGCCTCAAACTCCAAACCCACCCCAATGAGTAACTGCAATGTCGCGCCCCTGAAGTGGCGCCATCTCTCCCTCCTGTCTGCCCTCATCCTGGTTGGTCCCGGCGCCTTGCTGGCGCAGCAA
The window above is part of the Verrucomicrobiota bacterium JB022 genome. Proteins encoded here:
- a CDS encoding LacI family DNA-binding transcriptional regulator produces the protein MAEKVTLEDLARMAGVHRSTVSLALRNHPRISTAMRDKIQQLAHEHDYRINPLVAALMQSRRSGTETRHVTLAFVTVYPTRYGWRPSHHSRPDFYPGAVERARELGYSLEHFWLAEPGMTTERFCDILATRNIHGLLIGRLPPGLSEIDLPWERFSSVALGMTLRSPQLNFVTENHFDTAWQSMRQCYQRGCRRIGFVFSEEDDSPRVGNQWLSAYLGFHAKRFPDEAPRVCPQSPPTEEEFAEWYLRERPRTILATHAGPVLRWLEKLNVKVPDDVALIDLQADPELGCAGVFYEPARIGMLAVEMLIGLLHRNETGIPDHPHETLLSGRWRDGWSLPERF
- a CDS encoding MFS transporter, whose amino-acid sequence is MSASPSSAKSAGGQYRWLVCVLLFLSVAVNYIDRLVISILKAPLSEQLGWSDADYGHIAAAFSFAYAFGYLLGGRLIDRLGVKKGLPIFVTAWSFAAMAHGLCGFLNVADEFRLTYPWFSWAEGGFVMLTLAMPMTAAGFMFARIALGLTEGGNFPGAIKAVAEWFPVKERALATGIFNTGTTVGAVLCPILVPWIYSHLGWEATFYATGGTGLLWLVAWCYTYEVPAKHKRLSEAERAYILDGQPVFEEKARKVPWLALLGYRPVWAFMLASILAGPAWGFYQFFIPDFLQKQFDLELQNTGWATSAFYIIASIGGVAGGWLAGFLMNKGWSINSARKLSLLICALAVVPVFIAPYAPNVVLAILIVGVAGSAHQGWSSNLFSVVSDTMPKETISSVVGLGGFVCYFTGGFVNEFTGQILQRTGSYVAVFAYFSGMYVLSLLAIQLLVPVIGLRHVKA